In Garra rufa chromosome 15, GarRuf1.0, whole genome shotgun sequence, a single genomic region encodes these proteins:
- the rexo1 gene encoding RNA exonuclease 1 homolog: MLRSTGFFRGIDCPFYCENNNGKAGADGCSRPYCHFRHSKQRRASSGIYDIKKTKALSGSPNDQGYDPFSPEVVRPDEQYNGEPPSSLSAEQDMGTMELELVNRAIEAVRNEMERDKKKLSQIGDQEYEPTKRSVKRPKPAATSHQGYDPGSYQMGQASEYIPSPRSSKYTLDSDNSSTNALEYVPTAVSKASIKKVLPPPPSRVKCKYTLDNSKPTTDMEYDPLSNYSAKPTVKEQRTLCSEGEGRKRFYPGKQGEDEEYVPTAKKPRSLPKADVPKYTASFSESDEESSGTEYRPTSISRMQHKGINFSLKRQRESGAKGQQRNQVSKTDDVFSQSESDDLESQDVYRTEKKTASQSKNVKSDKLKKVEKESNKKSQKERRESSSADKTSQNLSKKDKGQSKNEDRVSKSKEKVHKDGSSSKSNYEKSKKIVKIKNEQSHKEKVAKEGSSNIKKPKIDKPVKTDKVSSKIKDPKNGKLESKDKKKSSHGSSSSSSTKDKSKKSSSAIDRKKAREAKQRNLSHVDLFGDESAEEDDEEDERIVRKSASAFKRASLMNNNNKRKTSEDTSSSEDDDDGGGGDDAVDYSCLQDEMEYDSDPMEECLRIFNESKEVKMEDKGRQAKQPSREQEDGEEEETESTLSTLFPGQKKRVSHFKSQGKSEASLNAMPMPQRRMTAQEICFQRMQKAQQQAAQLAAAVKAASASTNPKLGLSGEKRRVAHRPNPPLPSSKPGLANVSSRVLSPTRVASDQLSVKAHTSASILSKTTSTSSQKRMAHTPTMKSSAMKRPVIPTEFGAKVPTNVRQRYLNIFIDECLKFCSEQEAFQMALEEEKVVYDRSSSKNIYLNVAVNTLKKLRSKSTPTSPVIKSPAVSVSRKSQSHEEVLGGRLAATTSYTINRSGKQQDVDLKGAILYTKLKNYAMTEEQLQEHGYPRPHPEMSGHAVVHNLPEKKNNDPFSKICCRCGAEYKINANGSCVRKEECSHHWGRLRRNRVPGGWETLYNCCSGAVGSPGCEVCKQHVQDGRKESLDGFVKTFSKPLPVDGNGGVYALDCEMCYTKQGLELTRVTVINSDLKVIYDTFVKPGSKVVDYNTRFSGVTQDDLQNTTITLRDVQAVLLSMFSAESILIGHSLESDLFALKLIHSMVVDTAIVFPHRLGLPYKRALRNLMADYLKRIIQDSVGGHDSSEDARACMELMIWKIKEDAKVKR, translated from the exons ATGTTGAGATCTACGGGGTTCTTTCGTGGGATTGACTGCCCATTTTATTGTGAGAATAATAATGGAAAAGCCGGTGCAGATGGGTGCAGCAGACCCTACTGTCACTTCAGACACAGCAAACAAAGACGAGCCTCCTCTGGGATTTACGACATCAAAAAGACTAAAGCGCTTTCTGGGAGTCCAAACG ATCAAGGATATGATCCATTCAGTCCAGAGGTTGTAAGACCGGATGAACAGTATAATGGGGAGCCACCGTCGAGCCTGTCGGCAGAACAGGATATGGGTACCATGGAACTGGAGTTGGTCAATCGGGCCATTGAGGCTGTTCGCAATGAGATGGAAAGGGACAAGAAAAAGCTTTCTCAGATTGGCGATCAGGAATATGAGCCAACCAAAAGGTCTGTTAAGAGACCGAAACCCGCTGCAACTTCCCATCAGGGCTATGATCCTGGGAGCTATCAAATGGGCCAAGCTAGTGAATACATCCCCTCCCCACGCTCCAGTAAATACACTTTAGACTCAGACAACAGCAGTACCAATGCACTGGAATATGTGCCCACTgctgtttctaaagcaagcaTTAAAAAGGTATTACCTCCACCACCGTCCCGTGTAAAGTGTAAATACACCCTGGATAATTCCAAACCAACCACGGATATGGAATACGACCCTCTCTCGAACTATTCGGCTAAGCCGACTGTTAAAGAACAAAGGACTTTGTGTTCAGAGGGAGAGGGGAGAAAGAGGTTTTACCCTGGAAAACAAGGGGAAGATGAGGAATACGTGCCAACGGCGAAGAAGCCAAGGTCATTACCTAAGGCAGATGTTCCGAAGTACACTGCAAGTTTCTCTGAATCGGATGAGGAAAGTTCTGGGACAGAGTATCGCCCGACGTCCATAAGCCGAATGCAGCACAAGGGGATCAACTTCAGCTTAAAACGGCAACGAGAATCAGGTGCAAAGGGACAGCAAAGAAATCAGGTGTCTAAAACTGATGATGTTTTCTCACAGAGTGAATCGGATGATTTGGAATCACAGGATGTATACAGGACAGAGAAAAAGACTGCGAGTCAGTCGAAAAATGTTAAATCTGATAAACTGAAAAAAGTGGAGAAAGAGTCCAATAAGAAGAGTCAAAAAGAAAGGCGGGAAAGTTCAAGTGCCGACAAGACGTCACAGAATTTAAGTAAAAAAGACAAGGGCCAAAGTAAAAATGAGGACAGAGTTAGTAAGTCCAAGGAAAAGGTGCATAAAGATGGATCATCGTCAAAGAGTAATTATGAAAAGAGCAAGAAGATAGTTAAGATAAAGAATGAACAGAGCCACAAGGAAAAAGTGGCAAAAGAAGGAAGTAGCAACATCAAGAAGCCCAAAATAGACAAGCCTGTGAAAACAGATAAGGTCTCATCCAAAATCAAAGACCCGAAGAACGGAAAACTTGAGAGCAAGGATAAAAAGAAAAGCAGCCATggtagcagcagcagcagtagcACTAAAGATAAAAGCAAAAAAAGCAGCTCAGCCATTGATCGCAAAAAGGCAAGAGAGGCCAAACAGAGGAATCTGAGCCACGTTGACTTGTTTGGTGATGAGAGCGCTGAAGAGGATGATGAGGAAGATGAGAGGATAGTGAGGAAGTCGGCTTCTGCTTTTAAACGGGCAAGcctcatgaataataataataagaggaAAACTTCCGAGGATACATCGTCATCAGAGGATGATGACGATGGTGGTGGTGGTGATGACGCAGTGGACTACTCCTGTCTGCAGGATGAGATGGAGTATGACTCGGACCCAATGGAGGAGTGTCTAAGGATATTTAACGAATCCAAAGAGGTGAAGATGGAAGACAAAGGAAGACAAGCTAAGCAG cccTCGAGGGAACAGGAGGATGGGGAGGAGGAAGAAACGGAAAGCACTTTAAGTACTCTATTTCCTGGCCAGAAGAAGAGGGTGTCACACTTTAAATCTCAAGGAAAG TCAGAGGCATCGCTGAACGCTATGCCGATGCCACAGCGGAGGATGACAGCACAAGAGATCTGTTTCCAGCGCATGCAGAAGGCCCAGCAGCAGGCGGCACAGCTGGCTGCTGCAGTTAAGGCAGCATCTGCATCGACCAACCCAAAACTGGGGCTCTCTGGAGAGAAACGACGAGTGGCGCACCGGCCAAACCCCCCCTTGCCCTCCTCAAAGCCTG gaCTAGCTAATGTCAGCAGTCGGGTGTTGTCACCCACAAGAGTGGCGTCCGATCAGCTTTCAGTCAAAGCTCATACATCGGCAAGCATCTTGTCAAAGACCACATCGACTTCATCGCAGAAGAGAATGGCACACACCCCCACCATGAAG AGCTCAGCCATGAAGCGTCCTGTCATTCCTACAGAATTTGGGGCTAAGGTGCCTACTAATGTCCGCCAGCGTTACCTAAACATCTTCATCGATGAGTGCCTAAAGTTTTGTTCTGAACAGGAAGCTTTTCAGATG GCTTTGGAGGAAGAGAAGGTGGTGTATGACAGGAGCAGCAGTAAGAACATCTACCTGAATGTAGCTGTGAACACGCTGAAGAAACTTCGTAGCAAGAGCACACCTACGTCTCCTGTCATCA AGAGCCCAGCTGTGTCTGTTAGTAGAAAGTCTCAGTCCCATGAAGAAGTACTTGGTGGGCGGCTTGCTGCCACAACCAGCTATACAATCAACCGCTCCGGCAAACAGCAGGATGTGGACCTTAAAG GTGCCATTCTTTACACAAAGCTGAAAAATTATGCAATGACTGAAGAGCAGCTACAGGAACATGGCTACCCCAGACCTCACCCCGAGATGTCGGGTCACGCTGTCGTCCATAACCTCCCAGAGAAGAAAAACAATGACc CTTTTTCCAAAATCTGTTGTCGATGTGGCGCTGAGTACAAGATAAATGCTAATGGTAGCTGTGTGCGTAAAGAGGAGTGCAGTCACCACTGGGGAAGATTACGCAGAAACAGAG TTCCAGGAGGTTGGGAGACGCTTTACAACTGCTGCTCTGGTGCGGTTGGTTCTCCTGGATGTGAAGTGTGTAAA CAACACGTACAGGATGGCCGTAAAGAGTCCTTGGATGGATTTGTGAAGACTTTTAGCAAACCGTTGCCAGTAGATGGAAATGGAGGTGTATACGCCTTGGACTGTGAGATG TGCTACACAAAGCAAGGTTTGGAGCTGACCAGAGTGACCGTCATTAACTCTGACCTCAAGGTTATTTATGACACGTTTGTCAAGCCTGGCAGCAAAGTGGTGGATTATAATACACG GTTTTCAGGTGTGACGCAGGATGATCTGCAGAACACCACCATCACCCTGAGAGACGTGCAGGCGGTGCTGCTGAGCATGTTTAGTGCTGAGTCCATTCTAATTGGACACAGTCTTGAGAGTGACCTGTTTGCACTCAAG CTTATTCACAGCATGGTTGTGGACACCGCTATTGTGTTTCCTCACCGCTTGGGTCTGCCCTACAAACGTGCCCTTCGCAACCTCATGGCTGACTACCTCAAACGCATTATACAAGACAGCG TTGGAGGGCACGACTCCAGTGAAGACGCCCGGGCCTGCATGGAACTCATGATCTGGAAAATCAAAGAGGATGCCAAGGTGAAGAGATGA